AAAATTTGAAAACCACAAATTATGAAGTCATTCCGCGTAATACAGTGTTTATATGTTATAGTTTTGCAACTAGGCAATGTTTATCTATTATCTGAATATAATAGACTAAGATTTTCTTGTTGGATAAATTATTAACATAATGATTATATACTACAAGTAATGTCATGGTTCCCCACTCTTTTCAAGCCATGATTCTTCGCCCATTCATCTTTACCATCACAATTTTTCTATACCTTGATATTTTGTTGTGTATTATGTTTGGGAAATTATATATTTGCGAATGTATATCCATCGAGGCGCTTTCCATCAAACGGAAGAAGAGCTTCCCTCATATTTGTTTCCCTCACATAAAAACTAAAAAGCGAGAGTCTCTTTAATCTTCAGGTACTATTGATCTTAATGAAAACTTTTTTATATTCTTCACGATAAAAATCATTTATACCACAAATGTTATAGGATTCATGTCTTATTTGATAGTTGTAATTTTGTCTCATATGTTAAATTAAGTATTCTTAACTTTAATAGTAACTTAGCTTACTAGCGTTCCTATGTTAATGAGATGGATCATAGATTGTTGAAGTTTGAGTGTTCATAAATTAAATCTGTATCCATGGGATAAACCATCATATCCATACTTTCCTTGCTTTCTTTCTATATATGTTTTCTACTTTTCTTATATTCTTTATCAACTACTGAAACTTATTTATTATTTTCTTACTTTTGTAATAGATAGGGAATAGTGCTTGTATTGAGCTTCTTACAGTAGAAATAAAACTTTGATAAGCATTTTGGAGTTGGATTGTGATCTTCTCCATCAACATTCAGCAATGGCAATGAAGATGAAGGGCATCTACAAAAGCTTCAAAATGGTCTCTCAATTATTTGGTATAATTTTTACCATATTATCAGTTACTTCTAATCTTATTAAACTACATTAACTAATCTATCAAACTTTCTCGCAACGTTATACCATATAATCAAATTTTATAAGTTCCAGCCATGAAACAACTTGTTCAAATTAATCTTATGATATAAACTAATAAAAGTCTAAATTTCTTAAGTTCAAGTCTTCCCCAAGCCAAAATCATTTTCCGGTTCATTCTCTTAGCCATTATAGTCCATGTTACGTTATTCATTCATGGGAGCATTCAATTATATCTCAGAGATGTTTAATGTGATGAAATTATTTATTAAAGAAAAAGCATATAATTTGGTCAACAGTTGTGAAAGAACGAGACATGGAAATTGGACACCCAACAGAAGTAAAACATGTGAACCATGTTGGCTGGGAGGTATCCTCTGGCAGTGCACCTGCTTGGGTAAGCTCTGTACTTTTTATTTTTTCTGTCAATAGTGATATTTAGTTTCTGCTGATGTTTATTTAAAATTGAAATCCTTTTGGTGGGTGAAGTTAAGTGAGTTTAAGGCAGAAGCGGAGCCTTTGTCTCCAATACCATCATCTTTTTGTCACGCAAGCAATTCGAAGTCTTTATTGACCACTTCTTCATCCACTGGTAATATCTTTATTTTTGCATAAAATTAGTTCAGTGTAAGAATTCTAGTAAGAGTTTTAATCAATGGGATTCAATATTTATATTTCTGTTAAAATGCAGATTTTGATCAGAGATCAAGCCAACCAGTTATATCAGTTAGGCCAAGGGATGTGCCTCCCATTCCAGTAGGTCTATCCAAGATTCAAAGTAAGAGCAAGAATAGGAGAAAGTATTCATCTTCAACATCATCACCAAATCCAAGTTACCATCTCCAAAATCTTCAAGATCAACGGGTATCTAAATATTCGTTCAAATCAATGACATGTCGGTCAAACTCTAATGCGTCGTCTAATAAGTCGTCCAGATGGAAGACTTTCCAGACGACTTAATTAAGTCGTCCGATAAGTCGTCCAGCTGGGAAGACTTTCCAGACGCCTTATTATAAGTCGTCTAATAAGTCGTCCAGATGGAAGACTTTCCAGACGACTTAATTAAGTCGTCCGATAAGTCGTCCAGCTGGGAAGACTTTCCAGACGCCTTATTATAAGTCGTCTAATAAGTCGTCCAGATGGAAGACTTTCCAGACGACTTAATTAAGTCGTCCGATAAGTCGTCCAGCTGGGAAGACTTTCCAGACGCCTTATTATAAGTCGTCTAATAAGTCGTCCAGATGGAAGACTTTCCAGACGACTTAATTAAGTCGTCCGATAAGTCGTCCAGCTGGGAAGACTTTCCAGACGCCTTATTATAAGTCGTCTAATAAGTCGTCCAGATGGAAGACTTTCCAGACGACTTAATTAAGTCGTCCGATAAGTCGTCCAGCTGGGAAGACTTTCCAGACGCCTTATTATAAGTCGTCTAATAAGTCGTCCAGATGGAAGACTTTCCAGACGACTTAATTAAGTCGTCCGATAAGTCGTCCAGCTGGGAAGACTTTCCAGACGCCTTATTATAAGTCGTCTAATAAGTCGTCCAGATGGAAGACTTTCCAGACGACTTAATTAAGTCGTCCGATAAGTCGTCCAGCTGGGAAGACTTTCCAGACGCCTTATTATAAGTCGTCTAATAAGTCGTCCAGATGGAAGACTTTCCAGACGACTTAATTAAGTCGTCCGATAAGTCGTCCAGCTGGGAAGACTTTCCAGACGCCTTATTATAAGTCGTCTAATAAGTCGTCCAGATGGAAGACTTTCCAGACGACTTAATTAAGTCGTCCGATAAGTCGTCCAGCTGGGAAGACTTTCCAGACGCCTTATTATAAGTCGTCTAATAAGTCGTCCAGATGGAAGACTTTCCAGACGACTTAATTAAGTCGTCCGATAAGTCGTCCAGCTGGGAAGACTTTCCAGACGCCTTATTATAAGTCGTCTAATAAGTCGTCCAGATGGAAGACTTTCCAGACGACTTAATTAAGTCGTCCGATAAGTCGTCCAGCTGGGAAGACTTTCCAGACGCCTTATTATAAGTCGTCTAATAAGTCGTCCAGATGGAAGACTTTCCAGACGACTTAATTAAGTCGTCCGATAAGTCGTCCAGCTGGGAAGACTTTCCAGACGCCTTATTATAAGTCGTCTAATAAGTCGTCCAGATGGAAGACTTTCCAGACGACTTAATTAAGTCGTCCGATAAGTCGTCCAGCTGGGAAGACTTTCCAGACGCCTTATTATAAGTCGTCTAATAAGTCGTCCAGATGGAAGACTTTCCAGACGACTTAATTAAGTCGTCCGATAAGTCGTCCAGCTGGGAAGACTTTCCAGACGCCTTATTATAAGTCGTCTAATAAGTCGTCCAGATGGAAGACTTTCCAGACGACTTAATTAAGTCGTCCGATAAGTCGTCCAGCTGGGAAGACTTTCCAGACGCCTTATTATAAGTCGTCTAATAAGTCGTCCAGATGGAAGACTTTCCAGACGACTTAATTAAGTCGTCCGATAAGTCGTCCAGCTGGGAAGACTTTCCAGACGCCTTATTATAAGTCGTCTAATAAGTCGTCCAGATGGAAGACTTTCCAGACGACTTAATTAAGTCGTCCGATAAGTCGTCCAGCTGGGAAGACTTTCCAGACGCCTTATTATAAGTCGTCTAATAAGTCGTCCAGATGGAAGACTTTCCAGACGACTTAATTAAGTCGTCCGATAAGTCGTCCAGCTGGGAAGACTTTCCAGACGCCTTATTATAAGTCGTCTAATAAGTCGTCCAGATGGAAGACTTTCCAGACGACTTAATTAAGTCGTCCGATAAGTCGTCCAGCTGGGAAGACTTTCCAGACGCCTTATTATAAGTCGTCTAATAAGTCGTCCAGATGGAAGACTTTCCAGACGACTTAATTAAGTCGTCCGATAAGTCGTCCAGCTGGGAAGACTTTCCAGACGCCTTATTATAAGTCGTCTAATAAGTCGTCCAGATGGAAGACTTTCCAGACGACTTAATTAAGTCGTCCGATAAGTCGTCCAGCTGGGAAGACTTTCCAGACGCCTTATTATAAGTCGTCTAATAAGTCGTCCAGATGGAAGACTTTCCAGACGACTTAATTAAGTCGTCCGATAAGTCGTCCAGCTGGGAAGACTTTCCAGACGCCTTATTATAAGTCGTCTAATAAGTCGTCCAGATGGAAGACTTTCCAGACGACTTAATTAAGTCGTCCGATAAGTCGTCCAGCTGGGAAGACTTTCCAGACGCCTTATTATAAGTCGTCTAATAAGTCGTCCAGATGGAAGACTTTCCAGACGACTTAATTAAGTCGTCCGATAAGTCGTCCAGCTGGGAAGACTTTCCAGACGCCTTATTATAAGTCGTCTAATAAGTCGTCCAGATGGAAGACTTTCCAGACGACTTAATTAAGTCGTCCGATAAGTCGTCCAGCTGGGAAGACTTTCCAGACGCCTTATTATAAGTCGTCTAATAAGTCGTCCAGATGGAAGACTTTCCAGACGACTTAATTAAGTCGTCCGATAAGTCGTCCAGCTGGGAAGACTTTCCAGACGCCTTATTATAAGTCGTCTAATAAGTCGTCCAGATGGAAGACTTTCCAGACGACTTAATTAAGTCGTCCGATAAGTCGTCCAGCTGGGAAGACTTTCCAGACGCCTTATTATAAGTCGTCTAATAAGTCGTCCAGATGGAAGACTTTCCAGACGACTTAATTAAGTCGTCCGATAAGTCGTCCAGCTGGGAAGACTTTCCAGACGCCTTATTATAAGTCGTCTAATAAGTCGTCCAGATGGAAGACTTTCCAGACGACTTAATTAAGTCGTCCGATAAGTCGTCCAGCTGGGAAGACTTTCCAGACGCCTTATTATAAGTCGTCTAATAAGTCGTCCAGATGGAAGACTTTCCAGACGACTTAATTAAGTCGTCCGATAAGTCGTCCAGCTGGGAAGACTTTCCAGACGCCTTATTATAAGTCGTCTAATAAGTCGTCCAGATGGAAGACTTTCCAGACGACTTAATTAAGTCGTCCGATAAGTCGTCCAGCTGGGAAGACTTTCCAGACGCCTTATTATAAGTCGTCTAATAAGTCGTCCAGATGGAAGACTTTCCAGACGACTTAATTAAGTCGTCCGATAAGTCGTCCAGCTGGGAAGACTTTCCAGACGCCTTATTATAAGTCGTCTAATAAGTCGTCCAGATGGAAGACTTTCCAGACGACTTAATTAAGTCGTCCGATAAGTCGTCCAGCTGGGAAGACTTTCCAGACGCCTTATTATAAGTCGTCTAATAAGTCGTCCAGATGGAAGACTTTCCAGACGACTTAATTAAGTCGTCCGATAAGTCGTCCAGCTGGGAAGACTTTCCAGACGCCTTATTATAAGTCGTCTAATAAGTCGTCCAGATGGAAGACTTTCCAGACGACTTAATTAAGTCGTCCGATAAGTCGTCCAGCTGGGAAGACTTTCCAGACGCCTTATTATAAGTCGTCTAATAAGTCGTCCAGATGGAAGACTTTCCAGACGACTTAATTAAGTCGTCCGATAAGTCGTCCAGCTGGGAAGACTTTCCAGACGCCTTATTATAAGTCGTCTAATAAGTCGTCCAGATGGAAGACTTTCCAGACGACTTAATTAAGTCGTCCGATAAGTCGTCCAGCTGGGAAGACTTTCCAGACGCCTTATTATAAGTCGTCTAATAAGTCGTCCAGATGGAAGACTTTCCAGACGACTTAATTAAGTCGTCCGATAAGTCGTCCAGCTGGGAAGACTTTCCAGACGCCTTATTATAAGTCGTCTAATAAGTCGTCCAGATGGAAGACTTTCCAGACGACTTAATTAAGTCGTCCGATAAGTCGTCCAGCTGGGAAGACTTTCCAGACGCCTTATTATAAGTCGTCTAATAAGTCGTCCAGATGGAAGACTTTCCAGACGACTTAATTAAGTCGTCCGATAAGTCGTCCAGCTGGGAAGACTTTCCAGACGCCTTATTATAAGTCGTCTAATAAGTCGTCCAGATGGAAGACTTTCCAGACGACTTAATTAAGTCGTCCGATAAGTCGTCCAGCTGGGAAGACTTTCCAGACGCCTTATTATAAGTCGTCTAATAAGTCGTCCAGATGGAAGACTTTCCAGACGACTTAATTAAGTCGTCCGATAAGTCGTCCAGCTGGGAAGACTTTCCAGACGCCTTATTATAAGTCGTCTAATAAGTCGTCCAGATGGAAGACTTTCCAGACGACTTAATTAAGTCGTCCGATAAGTCGTCCAGCTGGGAAGACTTTCCAGACGCCTTATTATAAGTCGTCTAATAAGTCGTCCAGATGGAAGACTTTCCAGACGACTTAATTAAGTCGTCCGATAAGTCGTCCAGCTGGGAAGACTTTCCAGACGCCTTATTAT
This sequence is a window from Brassica oleracea var. oleracea cultivar TO1000 chromosome C1, BOL, whole genome shotgun sequence. Protein-coding genes within it:
- the LOC106302461 gene encoding CRIB domain-containing protein RIC11-like, producing MAMKMKGIYKSFKMVSQLFVVKERDMEIGHPTEVKHVNHVGWEVSSGSAPAWLSEFKAEAEPLSPIPSSFCHASNSKSLLTTSSSTDFDQRSSQPVISVRPRDVPPIPVGLSKIQSKSKNRRKYSSSTSSPNPSYHLQNLQDQRVSKYSFKSMTCRSNSNA